One genomic region from Nostoc sp. C052 encodes:
- a CDS encoding filamentous hemagglutinin N-terminal domain-containing protein produces the protein MSYLLLISVPVNAQIIPDTTLPTNSHVEHEGNTNRIEGGTIKGSNLFHSFEQFSVLTGNEAYFNNNINIQNIITRITGKSISNIDGILKANGTANLFLLNPNGIVFGNNAKLNIGGSFLATTANQINFADDTKFSTNNPQPNPLLTVSVPIGLQINSNPGTIRIQGTGHNLIGPPFSPLITSSNAANLQVQPERTLAIVGGDVILEGGVITARGGRIELGSLSNGSVSINPTTSGWKLGYENVPYFQDINLSKRALVDTSGIGSGSIQIEGRRVTLTDGSVILNQNQGTLPGGTLNVNASESLSVSGSDPIARTAGGLRSETLGFGKAGDIAISTKQVIIKNGGQINNLTFGAATSGNINVNASDSIQLLGVSPFDPAVFSTISTATFNSGNANNITVSTGQFVATDGGNLSSSTFGTGRGGDVTVSATDSLEIIGASPITFQPSILSSISLNAGKAGSLTISTSKLMVQDGGRVDASTLASGEGGSVTINAFKSVEVSGKILGFGEPSLVISSANIVSPILQKLYRLPSVPSGKSGNVTINTGQLSVTDGAEVNVRNDGSNDAGTLRINAVSVSLNKKSAITATTANGEGGNIFVNTRYLQLSNYSIVTTTAGSRGNGGNININADILSAWGKSSIAANAFYGYGGNVLINTRGLFIARDSQISASSKYGINGTVSINNTGGEIYPTKLKSESIPVAPQIASVCQKNSDMPISKFVNVGTGGLPANSDDMPYMNYEQQNNSVSIHNNNNLEASKASQTEEPIQIIEAQGWIINLDGNVVLTAQNNTATPNSSLSALACR, from the coding sequence ATGTCTTATTTACTACTCATTTCAGTGCCAGTTAATGCACAGATTATACCAGATACAACACTACCTACCAATTCCCATGTTGAACATGAAGGTAATACCAACCGCATAGAAGGTGGTACTATAAAAGGGAGCAACTTGTTCCACAGTTTTGAACAATTTTCCGTGCTTACTGGAAATGAAGCTTACTTTAACAACAATATAAATATCCAAAACATTATTACTCGTATTACTGGGAAGTCTATTTCTAATATAGATGGCATTCTCAAAGCCAATGGCACGGCTAATTTGTTTCTGCTCAATCCCAATGGCATTGTTTTTGGTAATAATGCCAAATTAAATATTGGTGGTTCATTTCTAGCTACTACTGCAAATCAAATTAATTTTGCTGATGATACTAAATTTAGTACAAACAATCCCCAACCTAATCCTTTACTAACAGTAAGTGTGCCTATTGGACTGCAAATTAATAGCAATCCCGGTACAATTCGCATCCAAGGTACAGGTCACAATCTAATTGGCCCTCCTTTTTCTCCTCTGATCACAAGTAGTAACGCCGCAAATTTACAAGTGCAACCAGAAAGAACTTTAGCAATTGTTGGTGGCGATGTAATTTTAGAGGGAGGTGTAATAACAGCTAGGGGAGGGCGAATTGAATTGGGTAGCCTCAGCAATGGTTCAGTCAGTATTAATCCGACGACCTCTGGTTGGAAACTGGGCTATGAAAATGTACCTTATTTCCAAGATATTAACCTCTCAAAACGCGCTCTAGTTGATACTAGTGGCATTGGCAGTGGATCTATACAGATAGAGGGACGCAGAGTTACGCTTACAGATGGCTCAGTAATCTTAAATCAAAATCAAGGAACACTACCAGGAGGCACACTAAACGTGAATGCTTCGGAGTCTTTGTCAGTGAGTGGTAGCGATCCAATTGCTAGGACAGCTGGTGGTTTGCGGAGCGAAACTTTGGGATTTGGCAAAGCTGGAGACATTGCAATTTCAACCAAACAGGTAATTATTAAAAATGGAGGACAAATAAATAATTTAACCTTTGGTGCTGCAACAAGTGGCAATATAAATGTGAATGCCTCTGATTCTATACAATTGCTTGGGGTTTCGCCTTTTGACCCTGCTGTTTTTAGTACTATCAGCACTGCAACTTTCAATTCTGGAAACGCAAACAATATTACAGTGTCAACAGGACAATTCGTTGCCACGGATGGAGGTAACTTGTCCTCTTCAACCTTTGGAACTGGTAGAGGAGGAGATGTCACTGTAAGTGCAACTGACTCTCTAGAAATAATAGGAGCTTCACCAATAACCTTTCAGCCAAGTATTTTATCTTCCATATCGCTCAATGCTGGCAAAGCTGGCAGCCTAACAATCAGTACATCAAAGTTGATGGTTCAAGATGGCGGGAGGGTTGACGCTTCTACTTTAGCAAGTGGGGAGGGCGGTAGTGTTACGATTAACGCCTTTAAATCTGTAGAGGTAAGTGGTAAGATACTTGGTTTTGGAGAGCCTAGTTTGGTGATCTCCAGTGCTAATATCGTCTCTCCAATCTTGCAAAAGTTATACAGACTCCCTTCAGTGCCTTCTGGAAAATCTGGAAACGTGACGATTAATACTGGTCAGTTGAGTGTTACAGACGGTGCTGAAGTTAACGTGAGAAATGACGGTTCTAACGATGCTGGAACACTCAGAATCAATGCTGTTTCTGTTTCTTTAAACAAAAAAAGTGCCATTACAGCAACTACTGCTAACGGCGAAGGCGGTAATATTTTCGTGAATACACGGTATTTGCAGCTAAGTAATTACAGTATTGTAACGACGACCGCAGGTAGTAGAGGCAATGGCGGTAATATAAACATCAATGCAGATATATTAAGTGCTTGGGGGAAGAGCAGTATTGCTGCCAATGCTTTCTATGGGTATGGAGGAAATGTACTAATTAATACTAGAGGACTTTTTATTGCTCGTGACAGTCAAATTTCTGCAAGTTCTAAATACGGAATTAACGGCACTGTTAGCATTAACAATACTGGTGGTGAAATTTATCCTACTAAACTCAAATCAGAATCGATTCCAGTAGCTCCTCAAATAGCATCAGTTTGTCAAAAAAATTCAGATATGCCAATCAGTAAATTTGTGAATGTTGGCACCGGTGGACTGCCAGCTAATTCTGATGATATGCCATATATGAATTATGAACAGCAAAATAACTCTGTTTCAATCCACAATAATAATAACTTAGAGGCATCGAAGGCATCACAAACTGAAGAACCTATACAGATAATAGAAGCTCAGGGTTGGATAATAAATCTTGATGGGAATGTCGTCTTAACTGCACAAAACAATACAGCAACCCCTAATAGCTCATTATCTGCCTTGGCGTGTCGTTAA